In Luteitalea sp. TBR-22, one genomic interval encodes:
- the murF gene encoding UDP-N-acetylmuramoyl-tripeptide--D-alanyl-D-alanine ligase — protein MSGQSFTPTTGEMAQAFGGALRGDAGVALPTVSIDTRTVKAGDLFVAIKGPRFDGHAFVGEAIARGAAAVVVSDASAVEGVAVPAIVVDDTLRGLQDAARVIRRRAGSTVVAITGSAGKTTTKEITATLLSRRFTTFRNRGNLNNHIGLPLSLFELHDAPQFAVMELGMSGFGEIRRLVEISEPQVRVWTNVGEAHLGFFTSVEDIAVAKQEILEGASGSDVFVANAGDPRVSARMAGFPGRVISFGVDVPADVAVTDVRARGFDGSAATLSLRGERHPIETRLMGAANLANIAAGAAVALGAGLPAADIVAGIADLTPASHRGEVVRAPGGWVVIDDAYNSSPSALTTALRTLAATPGRHVAVLGEMLELGDFAEGYHAACGQVAAELGLAAIVAVGGAPARALADAARAAGAPVVHHVADSTAAADLARTLVREGDTVLVKGSRGIRMEVVVQALAGGGR, from the coding sequence ATGAGCGGGCAGTCCTTCACGCCGACGACGGGCGAGATGGCGCAGGCGTTCGGCGGGGCGCTGCGCGGCGACGCCGGCGTGGCGCTGCCGACCGTCTCGATCGACACGCGGACCGTCAAGGCGGGCGACCTGTTCGTCGCCATCAAGGGGCCGCGCTTCGACGGCCACGCCTTCGTCGGGGAAGCAATTGCCAGGGGCGCAGCCGCCGTGGTGGTGAGCGACGCGTCGGCGGTCGAGGGCGTCGCGGTGCCGGCCATCGTCGTCGACGACACGCTGCGCGGCCTGCAGGACGCGGCGCGCGTGATCCGTCGTCGTGCCGGCTCCACCGTGGTGGCGATCACCGGCAGCGCCGGCAAGACGACCACCAAGGAGATCACGGCGACGCTGCTGTCGCGGCGCTTCACCACGTTCCGCAACCGCGGCAACCTGAACAACCACATCGGCCTGCCGCTGTCGCTCTTCGAGCTCCACGACGCGCCGCAGTTCGCGGTGATGGAGCTCGGGATGAGCGGCTTCGGCGAGATCCGCCGCCTCGTCGAGATCTCGGAGCCGCAAGTCCGCGTGTGGACCAACGTCGGCGAGGCGCACCTCGGCTTCTTCACCAGCGTCGAGGACATCGCGGTCGCCAAGCAGGAGATCCTCGAGGGCGCCAGCGGGTCGGACGTGTTCGTGGCCAACGCCGGCGACCCGCGGGTGTCGGCGCGCATGGCCGGCTTCCCGGGCCGGGTGATCTCGTTCGGCGTCGACGTGCCCGCCGACGTGGCGGTGACCGACGTGCGGGCCCGCGGCTTCGACGGCAGCGCGGCGACGCTGTCGCTGCGCGGCGAGCGCCATCCGATCGAGACGCGGCTGATGGGCGCGGCCAACCTGGCCAACATCGCGGCTGGCGCGGCCGTGGCGCTCGGCGCCGGCCTGCCGGCCGCCGACATCGTCGCCGGCATCGCCGACCTCACGCCGGCGTCGCATCGCGGCGAGGTCGTGCGCGCGCCCGGCGGGTGGGTGGTCATCGACGACGCCTACAACTCCAGCCCCAGCGCGCTGACCACGGCCCTCCGGACGCTGGCGGCGACGCCGGGCCGCCACGTCGCCGTCCTCGGCGAGATGCTGGAACTCGGCGACTTCGCCGAGGGCTACCACGCGGCCTGCGGGCAGGTGGCGGCCGAGCTCGGACTCGCGGCCATCGTTGCCGTGGGCGGGGCGCCGGCGCGGGCGCTGGCCGACGCCGCGCGCGCGGCCGGGGCGCCGGTGGTGCACCACGTGGCCGACAGCACGGCTGCGGCCGACCTCGCGCGCACCCTCGTGCGCGAGGGCGACACGGTCCTGGTGAAGGGGTCACGCGGCATCCGCATGGAAGTCGTGGTCCAGGCCCTCGCGGGAGGCGGTCGCTGA
- a CDS encoding UDP-N-acetylmuramoyl-L-alanyl-D-glutamate--2,6-diaminopimelate ligase, which yields MAPWTLEALLADVVRLTPLQVPDLGASAAQVVTGIAYDSRAVAPGALFVALRGTQRDGTEYAAQAIARGAIAIVADRAAPAPVDVPWVVAERGRTALAACAATYHRHPSDHLLLVGVTGTNGKTTSTYLLEGVFTAAGWTSGRIGTTGTRIGAEERPSARTTPEAPDLQGLLREMVDAGCRACAMEVSSHALDLERVAFTRFGAAIFTNLTRDHLDYHGDMEAYFRAKRRLFEMLPPEAPAAINLDDPRGESLLGTVRRPVTFALAREADVMPTALALTLGGIEATLRTPAGELRLRTRLPGRPNAYNALGVVAACVGLGLPVADIERGLADMPSVPGRFELVSSAQDEVSVIVDYAHTDDALKNLLETARALAPQRIVTVFGCGGDRDRTKRPLMGAVAARLSDLVILTSDNPRSEDPAAIIDDIKRGLVQPERPARHAGQAVAAVQSTPWRAIVDREEAITRAILEAKPGDLVVIAGKGHESTQTIGDRVLPFEDGKVARAALRRRGGAR from the coding sequence ATGGCGCCGTGGACCCTCGAGGCGTTGCTGGCCGACGTCGTGCGGCTGACGCCGCTGCAGGTGCCCGATCTGGGCGCCTCGGCCGCGCAGGTCGTGACCGGCATCGCGTACGACTCGCGCGCCGTCGCGCCTGGCGCCCTGTTCGTGGCGTTGCGTGGCACGCAGCGCGACGGCACCGAGTACGCGGCGCAGGCGATCGCGCGCGGTGCGATCGCGATCGTGGCCGACAGGGCGGCGCCTGCGCCCGTGGACGTGCCGTGGGTCGTCGCCGAGCGGGGCCGCACCGCGCTCGCGGCGTGCGCGGCCACCTATCACCGGCACCCGAGCGACCACCTGCTGCTGGTGGGCGTCACCGGCACCAACGGCAAGACGACGTCGACGTACCTGCTCGAGGGCGTCTTCACGGCGGCCGGCTGGACGTCCGGCCGCATCGGCACGACCGGCACGCGCATCGGCGCCGAGGAGCGGCCGTCGGCGCGCACGACGCCAGAGGCGCCCGACCTGCAGGGCCTGCTGCGCGAGATGGTGGACGCCGGCTGCCGGGCGTGCGCGATGGAGGTCTCGTCGCACGCGCTCGACCTCGAGCGCGTCGCCTTCACGCGGTTCGGCGCGGCGATCTTCACCAACCTCACCCGCGATCATCTCGACTACCACGGCGACATGGAGGCGTACTTCCGGGCCAAGCGCCGCCTGTTCGAGATGCTGCCGCCCGAGGCGCCGGCCGCCATCAACCTCGACGACCCGCGTGGCGAGTCGCTCCTCGGCACAGTGCGGCGCCCGGTGACCTTCGCGCTGGCGCGCGAGGCCGACGTGATGCCGACCGCGCTGGCGCTGACGCTCGGGGGTATCGAGGCAACCCTGCGCACCCCGGCGGGCGAGTTGCGCCTGCGCACCCGTCTGCCGGGCCGTCCCAATGCCTACAACGCGCTCGGCGTCGTGGCGGCCTGCGTCGGGCTCGGCCTGCCGGTCGCCGACATCGAGCGGGGCCTGGCCGACATGCCGTCGGTGCCCGGCCGCTTCGAACTGGTGTCGTCGGCCCAGGACGAGGTCAGCGTCATCGTCGACTACGCGCACACCGACGACGCGCTCAAGAACCTGCTCGAGACGGCACGCGCGCTCGCGCCGCAGCGCATCGTCACCGTCTTCGGCTGCGGCGGCGATCGGGATCGGACCAAGCGGCCGCTGATGGGCGCGGTCGCCGCGCGGCTCAGCGACCTGGTGATCCTCACGTCCGACAACCCGCGGTCCGAGGATCCGGCGGCGATCATCGACGACATCAAGCGTGGGCTGGTGCAGCCCGAGCGGCCGGCTCGCCATGCAGGTCAGGCGGTGGCCGCGGTGCAGTCGACGCCCTGGCGGGCGATCGTCGACCGGGAGGAGGCGATCACGCGCGCCATCCTCGAGGCCAAGCCGGGCGACCTGGTGGTGATCGCCGGCAAGGGACACGAGTCCACCCAGACCATCGGCGATCGCGTGCTGCCGTTCGAGGACGGCAAGGTGGCGCGCGCGGCGCTCCGCCGGCGGGGGGGCGCGCGATGA